A single Brevundimonas sp. M20 DNA region contains:
- the moaC gene encoding cyclic pyranopterin monophosphate synthase MoaC, which produces MADPNAPAGTDLTHIDADGRARMVDVSDKAVTTREATARGRIVMRPETLALALSGGGTKGDVRAVAEIAGVMAAKRTSDLIPMCHPLMLTSVKVAVRPTDDGSGLEATATARTQGQTGVEMEALTAASVTLLTLYDMLKAVDREMTITDIALLAKSGGASGDWGRP; this is translated from the coding sequence ATGGCGGATCCGAACGCGCCCGCCGGGACCGACCTCACCCATATCGACGCCGACGGGCGCGCCCGCATGGTCGATGTCTCGGACAAGGCGGTGACGACGCGCGAGGCGACGGCGCGAGGCCGGATCGTAATGCGGCCCGAGACCCTGGCGCTGGCCCTGTCGGGCGGCGGAACGAAGGGCGACGTCCGCGCCGTGGCGGAGATCGCCGGCGTCATGGCGGCGAAGCGAACCTCCGACCTGATCCCGATGTGCCACCCCCTGATGCTGACCTCGGTCAAGGTCGCCGTCCGGCCGACCGACGACGGTTCGGGCCTCGAGGCGACGGCGACGGCCCGGACCCAGGGTCAGACGGGTGTCGAGATGGAGGCCCTGACGGCGGCCTCCGTCACCCTCCTGACCCTCTACGACATGCTCAAGGCCGTCGACCGCGAGATGACGATCACCGACATCGCCCTCTTGGCCAAGTCCGGCGGCGCCTCCGGCGACTGGGGCCGGCCGTGA
- the glp gene encoding gephyrin-like molybdotransferase Glp, translated as MSLPSVETARTIMLAGIVPLAAEAVPLAEADGGWLAEPVTARRDQPPFDASAMDGWAVRGADVGPGARLEIVGESAAGHDAGVTLHPGQAARIFTGAALPPGADRVVIQEEAERDGENVVLTAAPDTPAWVRPRGCDFQAGTVLLEAGTRLNPWRLALAASAGRATVVCRRRPVVALLSTGDELVAPGTPAGPHQIYDACAPALTAFVRRSGGTVVHLGPARDDEASILAAVDGGAFDLLVTVGGASVGDHDRVKPAIRSAGGRLSVEGVAVRPGKPVWFARLADGRPLLGLPGNPASALVCAELFLGPLIAALQGGLPNLEVDRAVLAGPLAANGPREHYMRAVIETGPDGVRRARPMTDQDSSLVTVMAAANGLVRRPAGAEGLRTGAEVEVLIPAR; from the coding sequence GTGAGCCTGCCTTCGGTCGAGACCGCTCGCACGATTATGCTTGCGGGGATCGTTCCGCTGGCGGCGGAAGCCGTCCCCCTTGCCGAGGCCGACGGAGGCTGGCTGGCGGAGCCGGTCACGGCCAGACGCGATCAGCCGCCCTTCGACGCCTCGGCCATGGACGGCTGGGCCGTTCGCGGCGCCGACGTCGGACCGGGCGCGCGGCTCGAGATCGTGGGCGAAAGCGCCGCGGGCCACGATGCGGGCGTGACCCTTCATCCGGGCCAGGCCGCCCGCATCTTCACCGGGGCCGCCCTCCCCCCCGGCGCCGATCGGGTGGTGATCCAGGAGGAGGCCGAACGCGACGGCGAGAACGTCGTCCTGACCGCAGCCCCGGACACCCCGGCCTGGGTCCGTCCGCGCGGCTGCGACTTCCAGGCCGGCACGGTCCTGCTCGAGGCCGGGACCCGGCTCAATCCCTGGCGTCTGGCCCTCGCCGCCTCGGCGGGCCGCGCGACGGTCGTCTGCCGGCGCCGGCCGGTGGTCGCCCTCCTCTCGACCGGCGACGAACTCGTCGCCCCCGGAACCCCCGCCGGCCCGCACCAGATCTACGACGCCTGCGCCCCGGCCCTGACGGCCTTCGTCCGCCGCAGCGGCGGAACGGTCGTCCACCTCGGCCCGGCCCGGGACGACGAGGCCTCAATCCTGGCCGCCGTCGACGGCGGCGCCTTCGATCTTCTGGTGACGGTCGGCGGCGCCTCCGTCGGCGACCACGACCGCGTCAAGCCGGCGATCCGCTCGGCGGGCGGGCGGCTCTCGGTCGAAGGCGTCGCCGTGCGCCCCGGCAAGCCCGTCTGGTTCGCGCGCCTGGCCGACGGCCGGCCCCTGCTGGGCCTGCCGGGCAATCCCGCCTCAGCCCTGGTCTGCGCAGAGCTGTTCCTTGGTCCCCTGATCGCGGCCCTTCAGGGCGGCTTACCTAACCTTGAGGTCGACCGGGCGGTGCTCGCCGGTCCGCTCGCGGCCAACGGCCCCCGAGAGCACTATATGCGCGCCGTGATCGAGACCGGGCCCGACGGCGTCCGCCGCGCGCGCCCGATGACCGACCAGGACTCCTCCCTCGTCACGGTCATGGCCGCCGCCAACGGCCTTGTGCGCCGCCCCGCCGGCGCGGAAGGGCTCCGGACCGGGGCGGAGGTCGAGGTTC